A section of the Clostridium felsineum DSM 794 genome encodes:
- a CDS encoding radical SAM/SPASM domain-containing protein, whose protein sequence is MGTEIETLNVYPVRANYIRVHIMNDYNIISNFRDGGSEPISNQKALIWELFTGKYDLQTIIQIFSGTFNIDFEKSRECINDVIKEYASHIKFYSHEIKTNLLCNPMRIFKKIPQKWNYSPLRYETPEELLLSLSYLCNHKCIYCCNSSGYRLKNELSISDLLKVIDEAAELGVEVINFSGGEPLMYPDFIKLVERTKNKGMYPIISTNGTLLSEDTAKQLLELGVDFVHLSMSAANEKLYDSIVGVKGNFPKVKAAIRSLKKNNIYIRLKMVLMPNNIKYVEELLDFCDENGVDCVHLAPFILTHIARTGSELMPSLEDLEALHEVVNSKKRKIKVLEPSFESMCWSEESDIVKCGGIKTKLTILSNGNVTLCEALGNNSNFVLGNIKATSIKNIWNSELPDNISKVNMKLVQEPCKSCEYLDGCRTGCFMSSLIYSENPYSVDPRCFKANILNNAYKGGV, encoded by the coding sequence ATGGGAACTGAAATTGAAACATTAAATGTATACCCAGTAAGAGCTAATTATATTAGAGTACACATTATGAATGATTATAATATAATATCTAATTTTAGAGATGGTGGATCTGAACCTATATCTAATCAGAAGGCACTTATTTGGGAACTATTTACTGGAAAGTATGATTTACAAACCATTATACAAATATTTTCGGGTACATTTAACATCGATTTTGAAAAGTCTAGAGAATGTATAAATGATGTTATAAAAGAATATGCTTCACATATAAAATTTTATTCTCATGAAATTAAGACCAATTTGTTGTGTAATCCAATGAGAATATTTAAAAAGATACCTCAAAAGTGGAATTATAGTCCTCTAAGATATGAAACACCGGAGGAACTTTTGCTATCACTTTCATATTTATGTAATCATAAATGCATTTATTGCTGTAATAGTTCAGGATACAGATTGAAAAATGAGCTGTCTATTAGCGATTTGCTTAAGGTGATTGATGAGGCGGCTGAATTAGGGGTTGAAGTAATAAATTTTTCGGGTGGAGAGCCTCTTATGTATCCTGATTTTATAAAGTTAGTAGAGCGAACTAAGAACAAAGGGATGTATCCAATTATTTCAACTAATGGGACGCTTTTATCGGAAGATACTGCAAAACAACTTTTAGAATTAGGAGTGGATTTTGTACATTTAAGTATGTCAGCAGCCAATGAAAAATTGTATGACAGTATAGTGGGTGTAAAGGGGAATTTTCCTAAGGTAAAAGCTGCAATAAGGTCTTTGAAAAAGAACAATATTTATATCAGGCTAAAGATGGTATTGATGCCTAATAATATAAAATATGTTGAAGAATTATTAGATTTTTGTGATGAAAATGGAGTGGATTGTGTGCATTTGGCACCATTCATACTTACACATATAGCTCGTACAGGAAGTGAACTTATGCCTTCGCTAGAAGACTTAGAAGCTTTACATGAAGTAGTTAATTCTAAAAAAAGAAAAATCAAAGTATTAGAACCATCTTTTGAAAGCATGTGTTGGAGTGAAGAATCAGATATTGTAAAATGTGGAGGAATAAAAACTAAGCTTACAATACTATCTAACGGAAATGTTACACTTTGTGAGGCACTAGGAAATAATTCGAATTTTGTATTAGGTAATATAAAAGCAACAAGCATAAAAAATATATGGAATTCTGAGCTGCCAGATAATATTTCTAAAGTAAATATGAAATTAGTACAAGAACCCTGTAAAAGTTGTGAATATTTAGATGGATGTAGGACAGGTTGCTTCATGAGTTCTTTGATTTATTCTGAAAATCCATACTCTGTTGATCCTAGGTGTTTTAAGGCCAATATTTTAAATAATGCATATAAAGGTGGAGTTTAA
- a CDS encoding metallophosphoesterase has translation MKTIFISDTHIGQNTPENWYQKSVHEKYLKAILQYVQSNAEDIQDVVILGDWFDLWMYTPQPQISATLNNIINNNLNVFTKQSDGDFITCMDSIQGNLYYVHGNHDMNIDFNQVNKYFAPLSSKNKQVICTDRIYGKNGIYAEHGHYYDTLCKPYSGKTDKYKPLPIGYFISRIAAWWCEKQLKKAGKSNSSELQNQGNPSANDFWTIIFDNDFYKIVFTMPDGTSIKRSDVLNLYPDLVTSWEDVTKLLTVDLNNCLDNYGANLCNDSYNGVKNKVVVMGHTHVPTMQQHLNSVYVNSGFMCPAVPDVSDGNMMMTFVEVDQNSSSYTVTIKKVNYPDTSIINYNQCIV, from the coding sequence TTGAAAACTATTTTTATTAGTGACACTCATATAGGGCAAAATACTCCAGAGAACTGGTATCAAAAGTCTGTACATGAAAAGTATCTTAAAGCAATATTACAATATGTACAATCTAATGCAGAGGATATACAAGATGTTGTTATACTTGGAGATTGGTTTGATTTATGGATGTATACACCACAACCTCAAATTTCAGCTACTTTAAATAACATTATAAATAACAATCTAAATGTATTTACTAAACAAAGTGATGGTGATTTTATAACGTGTATGGATAGTATTCAAGGGAACCTATATTATGTACATGGAAATCACGATATGAATATTGATTTTAATCAAGTAAATAAATACTTTGCGCCTCTAAGTAGTAAAAATAAGCAGGTAATTTGTACAGATAGAATTTATGGGAAGAATGGTATTTATGCAGAACATGGACATTATTATGATACACTTTGTAAGCCTTATAGTGGAAAAACTGATAAATATAAGCCATTACCTATAGGTTATTTTATTTCTAGGATAGCAGCTTGGTGGTGCGAAAAGCAACTAAAAAAAGCTGGAAAATCAAATTCTTCTGAGCTTCAAAATCAAGGGAATCCTAGCGCTAATGACTTTTGGACAATAATTTTTGATAACGACTTTTATAAAATAGTATTTACCATGCCTGATGGAACATCAATAAAGAGGTCAGATGTTTTGAACCTTTATCCGGATTTGGTAACAAGTTGGGAGGATGTTACTAAGCTACTTACAGTTGATTTAAATAATTGCTTGGACAATTATGGTGCAAACTTATGTAATGATAGTTATAATGGGGTTAAAAATAAAGTCGTAGTAATGGGACATACTCATGTGCCTACAATGCAACAACATTTAAATTCAGTTTATGTAAATTCAGGGTTTATGTGTCCCGCAGTTCCAGATGTATCAGATGGAAATATGATGATGACATTTGTTGAAGTAGATCAAAACAGCTCTAGTTATACAGTAACAATAAAAAAGGTGAATTATCCAGATACAAGTATAATAAATTATAATCAATGTATTGTATAA